A genomic segment from Variovorax paradoxus B4 encodes:
- a CDS encoding nuclear transport factor 2 family protein, whose protein sequence is MTAQPSSSSSSSSVTTETLAAFSDAWNRHDIDALMGFMTEDCIFQTAAGPDACGTRHVGTEAVRKAFAAAWQAVPDAQWTDGRHFVHGDFGTSQWTFTGTAADGSRIETDGIDVFTFRGGKIHLKNVFRKARPNLPAAR, encoded by the coding sequence GTGACCGCACAGCCTTCTTCCTCATCCTCCTCTTCTTCCGTCACCACCGAAACCCTGGCCGCGTTCAGCGATGCATGGAACCGCCACGACATCGACGCGCTGATGGGCTTCATGACCGAGGACTGCATCTTCCAGACCGCCGCCGGCCCCGACGCCTGCGGCACCCGCCACGTGGGCACTGAGGCGGTGCGCAAGGCCTTCGCGGCGGCATGGCAGGCGGTGCCCGATGCGCAGTGGACCGATGGCCGGCATTTCGTGCACGGCGATTTCGGCACCTCGCAGTGGACCTTCACGGGCACCGCGGCCGACGGCAGCCGCATCGAGACCGACGGCATCGACGTCTTCACCTTCAGGGGCGGAAAGATCCACCTGAAGAACGTGTTCCGCAAGGCTCGCCCCAACCTGCCGGCGGCCCGCTAG